One genomic region from Natrinema caseinilyticum encodes:
- the leuC gene encoding 3-isopropylmalate dehydratase large subunit — protein sequence MSEGTLYDKVWDRHKVTRLPTGQDQLFVGLHLIHEVTSPQAFGMLRERDLEVAYPELTHATVDHIVPTADQSRPYEEDAAEEMMAELEENVREAGIDFSDPTSGDQGIVHVIGPEQGLTQPGKTIVCGDSHTSTHGAFGALAFGIGTSQIRDVLATGTVAMEKQKVRKIQVDGELGEGVEAKDVILEIIRRLGTEGGVGYVYEYAGEAIESLGMEGRMSICNMSIEGGARAGYVNPDETTYEWLEGTDYFQENPEKFDELKPYWESIRSDEDAEYDDIVRIDANELEPVVTWGTTPGQGVGVTEPIPAPGDLPADKQDTARRAQEHMRVEPGDTMEGYDIDVAFLGSCTNSRLPDLRRAARIVEGREVHDDVRAMVVPGSQRVQDAAEKEGLKDVFEEAGFEWRNAGCSMCLGMNEDQLEGDEASASSSNRNFVGRQGSKDGRTVLMNPRMVAAAAITGEVTDVRDLKEVSLA from the coding sequence ATGAGCGAAGGCACACTGTACGACAAGGTCTGGGATCGCCACAAGGTAACGCGCCTGCCGACCGGACAGGATCAGCTGTTCGTCGGCCTCCACCTCATCCACGAGGTGACCAGCCCCCAGGCGTTCGGGATGCTCCGCGAGCGCGACCTCGAGGTCGCCTATCCCGAACTGACCCACGCGACGGTCGACCACATCGTCCCGACGGCCGACCAGTCCCGGCCCTACGAGGAGGACGCGGCCGAGGAGATGATGGCCGAACTCGAGGAGAACGTCCGCGAGGCGGGCATCGACTTTTCGGACCCGACGTCGGGCGATCAGGGGATCGTCCACGTCATCGGACCGGAGCAAGGGCTCACCCAGCCCGGCAAGACGATCGTCTGCGGTGACTCTCACACCTCGACCCACGGTGCCTTCGGCGCGCTCGCGTTCGGCATCGGGACCTCCCAGATTCGCGACGTGCTCGCGACGGGCACCGTTGCCATGGAGAAACAGAAGGTCCGCAAAATTCAGGTCGACGGCGAACTCGGCGAGGGGGTCGAAGCGAAAGACGTCATCCTCGAGATCATCCGCCGCCTCGGAACGGAAGGCGGCGTCGGCTACGTCTACGAGTACGCGGGCGAGGCCATCGAGAGTCTCGGCATGGAGGGTCGGATGTCGATCTGTAACATGTCGATCGAGGGCGGCGCTCGCGCGGGCTACGTCAACCCCGACGAGACCACCTACGAGTGGCTCGAGGGGACCGACTACTTCCAGGAAAATCCGGAGAAGTTCGACGAACTGAAGCCCTACTGGGAGTCGATCCGCTCCGACGAGGACGCGGAATACGACGATATCGTCCGGATCGACGCGAACGAACTCGAGCCGGTCGTCACCTGGGGCACGACGCCCGGGCAGGGTGTCGGCGTCACCGAGCCGATTCCGGCACCGGGGGACCTCCCCGCGGACAAGCAAGACACCGCCCGACGCGCGCAAGAACACATGCGCGTCGAGCCCGGCGACACGATGGAGGGATACGACATCGACGTCGCCTTCCTCGGTTCCTGTACGAACTCGCGACTCCCGGACCTGCGACGCGCCGCCCGGATCGTCGAGGGCCGCGAGGTTCACGACGACGTCCGCGCGATGGTCGTCCCCGGCAGCCAGCGCGTTCAGGACGCCGCCGAGAAGGAAGGGCTGAAGGACGTCTTCGAGGAGGCCGGCTTCGAGTGGCGAAACGCCGGCTGTTCGATGTGTCTCGGCATGAACGAGGATCAACTCGAGGGCGACGAGGCCAGCGCCTCTTCCTCGAACCGGAATTTCGTCGGCCGCCAGGGGAGCAAGGACGGACGGACCGTCCTGATGAACCCGCGGATGGTCGCCGCGGCGGCGATCACCGGGGAAGTCACTGACGTGCGCGACCTGAAGGAGGTGAGTTTGGCATGA
- the leuD gene encoding 3-isopropylmalate dehydratase small subunit, whose translation MSDDVEIPEVNFVAGSGVPIRGNDIDTDQIIPARFMKVVTFDGLGEFAFFDLRFDDDDDPKAHPFNEDRYQDSSVMVVNSNFGCGSSREHAPQALMRWGIDAIIGESFAEIFAGNCLALGIPTVTADSETIEQLQDWVDENPDGEIEIDVEDETVTYGDRTIDVSVDDAQRKALVEGVWDTTALMKSNAGEVRKTARELPYVNSTAVPEAE comes from the coding sequence ATGAGCGACGACGTGGAGATTCCGGAAGTCAACTTCGTCGCAGGGTCGGGTGTTCCGATCCGCGGGAACGACATCGACACCGACCAGATCATTCCCGCACGGTTCATGAAGGTCGTCACCTTCGACGGACTGGGCGAGTTCGCGTTCTTCGATCTGCGCTTCGACGACGACGACGACCCCAAAGCGCACCCGTTCAACGAGGATCGCTATCAGGACTCCTCGGTGATGGTCGTCAACTCGAACTTCGGCTGCGGATCCTCGCGCGAGCACGCCCCCCAGGCGCTGATGCGCTGGGGGATCGACGCGATCATCGGCGAGAGTTTCGCGGAAATCTTCGCGGGGAACTGCCTCGCGCTCGGCATCCCGACCGTGACCGCCGACAGCGAAACGATCGAGCAACTGCAGGACTGGGTCGACGAGAACCCCGACGGCGAGATCGAGATCGACGTCGAGGACGAGACGGTGACGTACGGCGATCGAACGATCGACGTCTCCGTCGACGACGCCCAGCGCAAGGCGCTCGTGGAAGGCGTCTGGGACACGACGGCGCTGATGAAGTCCAACGCCGGCGAGGTCCGAAAAACGGCCCGGGAGCTGCCGTACGTCAATAGCACGGCGGTTCCCGAAGCGGAATAA
- a CDS encoding DMT family transporter, with the protein MSRSLDAPFFLLLAVLWGLSFPAISVGLESLPPLLFAAFRYDIAALLLLSYAVVRVDDWLPTRRNDVVAVAGGGVFLVGGNGLLFLGQQTVPSGVAAIIQGLVPIATALWAIALLGERLSPVGTVGAAIGFLGVGLVVQPDPATLFAGDTAGRLLIVAQVCSVSLGGVLIQRAGPTVDQPVLVGWSMFVGGVVLHAVSLGAGELPSADVVGPTAVGALLYLGIFATAIAFLIYFRILEDHGAFEASLIGYLVPIVAAVAGTVLLDESVGATTVAGFGLIVVGFVLLKRRAIADAVGTSTAVGSP; encoded by the coding sequence ATGTCCAGGTCCCTCGACGCGCCGTTTTTTCTGTTGCTCGCCGTGCTGTGGGGCTTGTCGTTTCCCGCGATCTCGGTCGGTCTCGAGTCGCTCCCGCCGCTGCTGTTTGCGGCCTTCCGGTACGACATCGCGGCGCTACTCTTGCTTTCGTACGCTGTCGTTCGCGTGGACGACTGGCTCCCGACCCGCCGGAACGACGTCGTGGCCGTCGCGGGCGGCGGCGTGTTTCTGGTCGGCGGGAACGGATTGCTCTTTCTCGGCCAACAGACCGTTCCGAGCGGCGTCGCCGCGATCATCCAGGGGCTGGTTCCCATCGCCACCGCGCTGTGGGCGATCGCTCTCCTGGGGGAGCGGCTGTCACCGGTCGGTACCGTCGGTGCAGCGATCGGGTTTCTCGGCGTGGGACTGGTCGTTCAGCCGGATCCGGCGACCCTCTTCGCGGGAGATACCGCCGGTCGACTGTTGATCGTCGCGCAGGTGTGTAGCGTCTCGCTCGGCGGCGTGTTGATCCAGCGCGCCGGCCCGACCGTCGACCAACCGGTGCTCGTCGGGTGGTCCATGTTCGTCGGCGGGGTCGTCTTGCACGCCGTCAGCCTCGGCGCCGGTGAACTCCCATCGGCGGACGTCGTCGGCCCGACTGCGGTCGGCGCACTGCTCTATCTCGGCATCTTCGCGACCGCCATCGCCTTCCTGATCTACTTCAGAATCCTCGAGGACCACGGCGCGTTCGAGGCGTCGCTGATCGGGTATCTGGTGCCGATCGTCGCCGCGGTCGCGGGCACGGTCCTGCTCGACGAGTCGGTCGGGGCGACGACGGTCGCCGGATTCGGACTGATCGTCGTCGGGTTCGTCCTGCTGAAGCGACGCGCGATCGCCGACGCGGTCGGGACCAGTACCGCCGTGGGAAGCCCCTGA
- a CDS encoding isocitrate/isopropylmalate dehydrogenase family protein, with protein MTHEIAVIPGDGIGQEVTPAAVDVLESLEIGFEFVEAEAGDAVEEATGEALPQETYDLAASADATLFGAAGDSAADVILPLRTAVDSFVNVRPAKAYPGIEAVRPETDLVFLRENTEGVYAGHEDRLSENISTLTRVVTDSASERLAEFACDYVDGNDHDGFTIAHKANVMRETDGRFRDTVTSVAEDNGVETEEVLMDAFATHVCLDPDQFDVVVCPNLAGDVLSDLAAGLVGGLGLLPSANIGPDRGLFEPVHGTAPDIAGESVANPAATILSAAMMLEYLGYDDQGAAVTEAVESTLAEGPRTPDLGGDASTEDVTEAVIDRL; from the coding sequence ATGACTCACGAAATCGCCGTCATTCCGGGCGACGGAATCGGACAGGAAGTGACACCGGCCGCGGTCGACGTCCTCGAGTCCCTCGAGATCGGCTTCGAATTCGTCGAGGCCGAGGCCGGCGACGCGGTCGAGGAGGCGACCGGCGAGGCGCTCCCGCAGGAGACGTACGACCTGGCGGCGTCGGCCGACGCGACGCTGTTCGGCGCAGCGGGCGATTCGGCCGCGGACGTCATCCTGCCGCTGCGAACGGCGGTCGACTCGTTCGTCAACGTCCGCCCGGCGAAGGCGTATCCGGGAATCGAGGCGGTGCGGCCCGAGACGGACCTGGTCTTCCTCAGAGAGAATACGGAAGGCGTCTACGCCGGACACGAGGACCGCCTGAGCGAGAACATCTCGACGCTGACGCGCGTGGTGACGGACTCGGCCTCCGAGCGACTGGCCGAGTTCGCCTGTGACTACGTCGACGGGAACGACCACGACGGCTTTACGATCGCCCACAAGGCGAACGTCATGCGCGAGACGGACGGCCGCTTTCGCGACACCGTCACGTCGGTCGCCGAGGACAACGGCGTCGAAACCGAGGAAGTGCTGATGGACGCCTTCGCGACGCACGTCTGTCTCGACCCCGACCAGTTCGACGTCGTCGTCTGTCCGAACCTCGCGGGCGACGTCCTCTCGGACCTCGCGGCGGGGCTCGTCGGCGGACTCGGTCTGCTCCCGTCGGCCAACATCGGCCCCGACCGCGGCCTGTTCGAACCGGTCCACGGCACCGCGCCCGACATCGCCGGCGAGAGCGTCGCGAACCCGGCTGCGACGATCCTCTCCGCCGCCATGATGCTCGAGTACCTCGGCTACGACGACCAGGGGGCGGCCGTCACCGAGGCCGTCGAGTCGACGCTCGCCGAGGGTCCCCGCACGCCCGATCTGGGCGGCGACGCCTCGACCGAGGACGTGACTGAGGCGGTCATCGATCGGCTCTAG
- a CDS encoding alpha/beta fold hydrolase produces the protein MPRDDTLAGVDSRIADTDRLRTHFLESGESGRTADRGQPGRADDGRETVVFLHGNVSSSRFFEDVLVDLPDRHRAIAPDLRGYGDSETKPVDATNGLGDFEGDLHAFVEALDLERPFVLVGWSNGGGIAMRYAIDHPEAVAALVLVNPLSPYGFGGTKDVHGTPCFDDYAGSGGGTANWEFVSGLEHRVRDGATEASPRKILRTYYVDPTHDFDEDREESYLTGMLDTATGDENYPGSTTESDNWPGTAPGETGVNNAISPKYCTLEEIIDIDSDRKPPITWIRGDSDQIVSNASLFDVATLGRMGHLPDWPGEDVFPPQPMVDQTRAILETYADRGGEYEEIVFGNTGHAPHVEVPGEFRERLAEVLE, from the coding sequence ATGCCTCGAGACGACACCCTCGCTGGCGTGGACTCGCGAATCGCCGACACTGACCGGCTCCGGACGCATTTTCTCGAGTCGGGGGAGTCCGGTCGGACTGCTGACCGGGGCCAACCAGGTCGCGCCGATGACGGACGCGAGACGGTGGTCTTTCTCCACGGAAACGTCTCTTCCTCGCGGTTCTTCGAAGACGTACTGGTCGATCTCCCGGATCGTCACCGCGCGATCGCACCCGATCTCAGAGGGTACGGCGATTCGGAGACGAAACCGGTCGATGCGACGAACGGGCTCGGCGACTTCGAAGGCGATTTGCACGCGTTCGTCGAGGCCCTCGACCTCGAGCGGCCGTTCGTCCTCGTCGGGTGGTCGAACGGGGGCGGCATCGCGATGCGATACGCGATCGACCATCCCGAAGCGGTCGCGGCGCTCGTCCTCGTCAATCCGCTCTCGCCGTACGGGTTCGGCGGTACCAAAGACGTTCACGGAACGCCCTGCTTCGACGACTACGCCGGTTCCGGTGGTGGAACTGCAAACTGGGAGTTCGTCTCGGGTCTCGAGCACCGCGTTCGCGACGGCGCGACGGAGGCATCGCCGCGGAAAATCCTGCGAACCTACTACGTCGATCCGACGCACGACTTCGACGAGGACCGCGAGGAATCGTACCTCACCGGCATGCTCGATACGGCCACCGGCGACGAGAACTACCCGGGATCGACGACCGAGAGCGACAACTGGCCCGGCACGGCCCCCGGTGAAACCGGCGTGAACAACGCCATCTCGCCGAAGTACTGCACGCTCGAGGAGATAATCGACATAGACTCCGACCGCAAGCCGCCGATCACGTGGATTCGGGGCGACTCCGACCAGATCGTCTCGAACGCGTCCCTGTTCGACGTCGCCACGTTGGGTCGGATGGGCCACCTTCCGGACTGGCCCGGCGAGGACGTCTTCCCGCCGCAGCCGATGGTCGACCAGACCCGTGCGATCCTCGAGACCTACGCCGACCGCGGGGGGGAGTACGAGGAAATCGTCTTCGGGAACACCGGACACGCGCCCCACGTCGAAGTACCCGGCGAATTCAGAGAGCGGCTCGCGGAAGTTCTCGAGTGA
- the dph5 gene encoding diphthine synthase — protein sequence MLTFIGLGLYDERSITLEGRDALRAADRVYAEFYTSTLVGTTVDDLESYHDIEVEVRDRAGVEQRPEDILAAAESEDVAFLTAGDTMISTTHVDLRLRAHERGIETRLLHGVTAQTATSALTGLQNYRFGKATTLPFPYAHGADGLPASVTETIDDNRSAGLHTVVYLDIKAERDEFMTADVGAELLAEAYPDLVGVVVARAGSPDPLVEAGTMTELATRTFGDPLHLLVVPGECHLLEADALVELAGADRESLDIA from the coding sequence ATGCTCACCTTCATCGGCCTCGGGCTCTACGACGAACGATCGATCACCCTCGAGGGCCGGGACGCACTCCGGGCGGCGGACCGCGTCTACGCGGAGTTCTACACCAGTACGCTCGTCGGGACGACGGTCGACGACCTCGAGTCCTACCACGACATCGAGGTCGAGGTGCGGGACCGCGCGGGTGTCGAACAGCGGCCCGAGGACATCCTCGCGGCCGCCGAGTCCGAAGACGTGGCCTTCCTGACCGCCGGCGATACGATGATCTCGACGACCCACGTCGACCTCCGGTTGCGGGCTCACGAGCGCGGTATCGAAACGCGGCTACTCCACGGCGTCACCGCTCAAACGGCCACCAGCGCGCTGACGGGGCTCCAGAACTATCGCTTCGGCAAAGCGACGACCCTCCCGTTTCCCTACGCCCACGGTGCCGACGGCCTCCCCGCGAGCGTGACCGAAACGATCGACGACAACCGATCTGCCGGCCTTCACACGGTCGTGTACCTCGATATCAAAGCCGAACGGGACGAGTTCATGACCGCCGACGTCGGTGCCGAACTCCTCGCCGAGGCGTATCCCGACCTCGTCGGTGTCGTCGTCGCCCGCGCGGGCAGTCCCGATCCGCTCGTCGAAGCCGGGACGATGACCGAACTCGCAACGCGGACGTTCGGCGATCCACTCCATCTGCTGGTCGTTCCGGGTGAGTGTCACCTCCTCGAGGCCGACGCGCTGGTCGAACTCGCCGGTGCCGATCGAGAATCGCTCGACATCGCCTGA
- a CDS encoding Rieske (2Fe-2S) protein: MTERTELTTVETVHEDRSWLFTIRDEYGEPDEVLLVPCDDGVEAWINRCTHEAQRFDTGRGAAMRDGQIVCPKHGSLFDSCSGYCDNGEAADTTLPSVDVTVDDDVVYLTDDDVSFAHEGGIDDGDDEGPESTSHIGF, from the coding sequence ATGACGGAGCGAACGGAGCTTACGACCGTCGAGACGGTTCACGAGGACCGATCGTGGTTGTTCACGATCCGAGACGAGTATGGCGAACCGGACGAAGTCCTCCTCGTGCCCTGTGATGACGGCGTCGAAGCGTGGATCAATCGCTGTACGCACGAAGCACAGCGGTTCGACACCGGTCGCGGCGCGGCGATGCGCGACGGCCAGATCGTCTGCCCGAAACACGGCTCGCTGTTCGACTCCTGTTCGGGCTACTGCGACAACGGTGAGGCGGCCGACACGACGCTCCCGTCCGTCGACGTGACCGTGGACGACGACGTCGTCTATCTCACCGACGACGACGTGAGTTTCGCCCACGAGGGCGGTATCGACGACGGAGACGACGAGGGTCCCGAATCGACCTCGCACATCGGGTTTTGA
- a CDS encoding DUF2182 domain-containing protein gives MTPSLRLRSALEGATDRLSVDPDRTTAVVAAMLGLDVVWWALLYGGHVPMPGMKWLMMTAEIPMAAPGAIERAVFHAGTLEAVVGYAITWGVMMWAMMQPAMTRFTREYAAAYRGSTTGAIRALASFLVSYYAVWLVSAFVPLLSNAVLPGGIYGFTREYTHLVIGGALVCTGLYQLSRFKRSLLRTCCESVAPHVDGPRRAVRRGLDHGVRCVLTCFGVFFLVMVFFGEMNLVWMVALTGVVTIERLPTWGEELAVGTGLVSIFAGVLVLVARPALPVAFVL, from the coding sequence ATGACCCCATCGCTTCGACTTCGATCTGCGCTCGAGGGTGCGACGGACCGCCTCTCGGTCGATCCCGATCGAACGACCGCCGTCGTCGCCGCCATGCTCGGTCTCGACGTCGTCTGGTGGGCGCTCCTGTACGGCGGTCACGTCCCCATGCCGGGAATGAAGTGGCTGATGATGACGGCGGAGATACCGATGGCGGCACCCGGGGCGATCGAACGGGCCGTCTTCCACGCGGGGACGCTCGAGGCCGTCGTCGGATACGCGATCACGTGGGGCGTGATGATGTGGGCGATGATGCAGCCGGCGATGACGCGCTTCACGCGGGAGTACGCCGCCGCCTATCGGGGATCGACGACCGGCGCGATCCGGGCGCTCGCGTCGTTTCTCGTCAGCTATTACGCCGTCTGGCTGGTCTCCGCGTTCGTCCCCCTGCTCTCCAATGCGGTCCTGCCCGGCGGTATTTACGGATTCACCCGGGAGTACACGCACTTGGTCATCGGGGGTGCCCTCGTTTGCACCGGGCTCTACCAGCTCTCGCGGTTCAAACGGTCGCTCCTGCGGACGTGCTGTGAATCGGTCGCCCCGCACGTGGATGGGCCGCGACGGGCGGTCAGAAGGGGCCTCGACCACGGAGTGCGGTGCGTCCTCACCTGTTTCGGCGTCTTCTTCCTGGTGATGGTGTTCTTCGGTGAGATGAATCTCGTCTGGATGGTCGCACTGACCGGAGTGGTGACGATCGAGCGACTCCCGACCTGGGGCGAAGAGCTCGCGGTCGGAACCGGTCTCGTCTCGATCTTCGCCGGGGTCCTCGTCCTCGTCGCTCGGCCGGCCCTCCCCGTCGCGTTCGTTCTCTAG
- a CDS encoding heavy-metal-associated domain-containing protein — MDEYTLSVPGMTCEGCEIVITGAVSPLAGVGKVDADAADGRVTVHGDPWAESRVRDAIEEAGYDVLE, encoded by the coding sequence ATGGACGAATACACGCTATCGGTTCCTGGTATGACGTGCGAAGGCTGTGAGATAGTTATCACCGGCGCGGTGTCGCCCCTCGCTGGCGTCGGAAAAGTCGATGCCGACGCTGCTGACGGACGCGTGACCGTCCACGGCGACCCGTGGGCCGAATCTCGTGTTCGGGACGCGATCGAGGAAGCCGGGTACGACGTGCTCGAATAG
- a CDS encoding class I SAM-dependent methyltransferase has protein sequence MEVPCVRVALEDGEATRTTLADADLIDDRYEIAVEDGRLYIPVTDPETVRTVHDLDDGEIVSRAVAERDTQTTPADLLAFEPSYERLGEAALIDEDDSERARAIANAILESDLPVDTVLNKASKVKGETRVRDWELLAGETTEVVHREYGCEFALDLAAVYFSPRLATERHRVTEQVEAGERAFDMFAGVGPFVIPFAKRGAECVGVDINPEAIAYLRENARRNGVADRVTAVNGDVRDLADEYGGRADRLVMNLPHSADEFLESAVTIAGDDCVLHYYDIQHEDDPFGPGERAIRAAAEPEYVVDVETRHTVRSYAPHELNVCLDVRLER, from the coding sequence ATGGAAGTGCCGTGCGTCCGCGTCGCGCTCGAGGACGGGGAAGCGACGCGAACGACGCTCGCCGACGCGGATCTGATCGACGATCGGTACGAGATCGCCGTCGAGGACGGCCGACTCTACATCCCGGTGACGGACCCCGAGACCGTGCGAACGGTCCACGACCTCGACGACGGCGAAATTGTCTCGCGGGCGGTCGCCGAGCGAGACACGCAGACGACGCCTGCGGACCTTCTCGCGTTCGAACCCTCCTACGAGCGACTCGGGGAGGCTGCACTCATCGACGAGGACGATTCCGAACGCGCTCGAGCGATCGCGAACGCCATCCTCGAATCGGATCTCCCCGTCGACACGGTGCTGAACAAGGCCTCGAAGGTCAAAGGCGAGACGCGCGTGCGCGACTGGGAGCTTCTCGCTGGCGAAACGACCGAGGTCGTTCACCGAGAATACGGCTGTGAGTTCGCACTCGATCTCGCGGCGGTGTACTTTTCGCCGCGGCTCGCGACCGAGCGCCACCGGGTCACGGAGCAGGTCGAGGCGGGCGAACGCGCCTTCGACATGTTCGCGGGCGTGGGCCCCTTCGTGATCCCGTTCGCGAAACGCGGCGCGGAGTGCGTCGGCGTGGACATCAACCCCGAGGCGATCGCGTACCTGCGCGAGAACGCGCGCCGAAACGGGGTTGCAGACCGCGTCACCGCCGTCAACGGAGACGTCCGCGACCTCGCAGACGAGTACGGCGGCCGGGCCGACCGGCTCGTGATGAACCTTCCCCACAGCGCCGACGAATTCCTCGAGTCGGCCGTGACCATCGCCGGCGACGACTGCGTCCTCCACTATTACGACATCCAACACGAGGACGACCCCTTCGGACCGGGCGAGCGCGCGATCCGCGCGGCCGCAGAACCCGAGTACGTCGTCGACGTCGAGACCCGTCACACCGTCCGATCGTACGCCCCTCACGAGTTGAACGTCTGTCTCGACGTGCGACTCGAGCGATGA